The Lycium barbarum isolate Lr01 chromosome 9, ASM1917538v2, whole genome shotgun sequence genome has a segment encoding these proteins:
- the LOC132611089 gene encoding uncharacterized protein LOC132611089, producing MSENSSSSQLKCHCGLIASHLTSKTPSNPGRKLFKCPKPKSNSCGYWKREDEVFSDTPLTEVRELVAALDALKVEIDNLRKEVAKLEVISHSQVIKVSTLEDRVTKMWMVIIVSLALFVDFITTPMMK from the exons ATGTCAGAAAATAGCTCCTCGTCGCAGTTGAAGTGCCATTGTGGTTTGATAGCTAGCCACTTAACTTCAAAAACTCCTTCAAACCCTGGAAGGAAGTTATTTAAGTGTCCTAAGCCTAAG AGTAATTCTTGTGGTTATTGGAAAAGGGAAGATGAAGTATTTTCGGATACTCCATTGACTGAAGTCAGAGAGTTAGTGGCTGCTTTGGATGCTCTTAAGGTTGAAATAGACAATTTGAGGAAAGAAGTAGCCAAATTGGAGGTTATAAGTCATTCTCAAGTGATTAAAGTGTCAACTTTGGAAGATAGAGTAACAAAGATGTGGATGGTAATTATAGTTTCATTGGCACTTTTCGTGGATTTCATTACAACTCCAATGATGAAGTGA